A window of Ananas comosus cultivar F153 linkage group 4, ASM154086v1, whole genome shotgun sequence contains these coding sequences:
- the LOC109709062 gene encoding uncharacterized protein LOC109709062 — protein sequence MAAEREHALAALVMFRKFDPPVFDGEKVEPWMVESWVDSMETLFEDLYTLERDKVHLATRCLERKAKVWWKWIKRDRSSDLPPLTWEEFQGLLFTNYFPDSEKKKLQEQFRKLKQGNRSVGEYEREFSHIINCVPDVVRDDRDRADWFERGLRPDIYRAVHILKLTSFAKMLDRALWAEQGNAHVREEREAFERDGGKKRAQSGSRAQSKSRKSPKYPRTQSKGRRPQRCAICGGNHVPRACGKREGKCFTCGQAGHIS from the coding sequence AtggcggcggagagggagcaCGCACTAGCGGCCCTTGTGATGTTCCGAAAATTCGATCCGCCAGTATTTGACGGGGAGAAGGTCGAGCCTTGGATGGTCGAGTCATGGGTAGACTCGATGGAGACCTTGTTTGAGGACCTCTACACGTTAGAGAGGGACAAAGTGCACCTCGCCACACGTTGTTTGGAGCGGAAGGCGAAAGTGTGGTGGAAGTGGATTAAGCGGGATCGGtcttccgaccttccgccgttgACGTGGGAGGAATTTCAGGGTTTGCTATTTACTAATTACTTCCCCGATAGTGAGAAGAAAAAGCTCCAGGAGCAGTTCAGAAAGTTGAAGCAGGGTAACCGCTCGGTAggggagtatgagcgggagttctcacACATTATAAACTGCGTCCCCGACGTAGTGCGGGACGACAGGGATCGAGCGGATTGGTTCGAGCGAGGACTCCGGCCGGATATCTATAGGGCGGTTCACATTCTTAAGCTCACTTCCTTTGCGAAGATGTTAGATCgggcgttgtgggcggagcaggGTAATGCCCACGTCCGTGAGGAGCGCGAAGCATTCGAGAGGGACGGTGGAAAGAAGCGGGCTCAAAGTGGCTCGAGAGCTCAGTCAAAGTCAAGAAAGTccccgaagtacccgcgaacTCAGTCCAAGGGCCGTAGACCTCAGCGGTGTGCTATTTGTGGTGGAAATCATGTACCAAGGGCTTGCGGGAAGCGGGAAGGAAAGTGCTTCACTTGCGGTCAGGCGGGACATATCAGTTGA